The following proteins are encoded in a genomic region of Gadus macrocephalus chromosome 19, ASM3116895v1:
- the LOC132447385 gene encoding zinc-binding protein A33-like, whose translation MAGRLSLAEVDLCCAICYDIFRDPVVLQCSHSFCSGCLRDYWASRGDGRDCPLCRRESSDEPVPSLTLRNLCEGAEPSSLSSPPDELYTDPEEMCPLHGERLKLFCRDDREPICVVCLTSRRHAGHDCCPAGEAAADMKEDLKTSLSELQQKMVELEKMKQNYTDTSAHIEMQAQFVERRMHQEFQELRDFLDGAERTALQSLKQEEEEKRGVVRRLIDEVEVNISSLSHAITTLEEDMALDGVPLLHVRFYVFYCCLCIQSFSRPVSPSECAAMPPGTLIDVASYLGSLQYSALVGMYETVRYTPVTLDPNTAAPWLRLSDDLTEVSDTDDRPKLPDNPERFDRDAGVLGHRGFSSGCHWWDVEVGENTAWVVGVAGESVKRKEKVSSVLKNGYVTVYFYHEMYFAGTSPLSRLNLKSRPKRIRVRLDYDKGRVSFHDADRNVQIYLFKHSFNEKAYPYLWVGCKLSPLKITAGEGVLKVVK comes from the exons ATGGCTGGTCGACTGTCCCTGGCAGAGGTGGATCTCTGCTGCGCAATCTGCTACGACATCTTCAGAGACCCCGTGGTGCTCCAGTGCAGCCACAGCTTCTGCTCTGGCTGCCTGCGGGACTACTGGGCGAGCCGGGGGGACGGACGGGACTGCCCGCTGTGCCGGAGGGAGTCCTCCGACGAGCCAGTGCCCAGCCTCACCCTCCGGAACCTGTGTGAGGGCGCAGAGCCCTCGTCCTTATCGTCGCCGCCGGACGAGCTGTACACCGACCCCGAGGAGATGTGCCCCCTCCACGGAGAGCGGCTGAAGCTCTTCTGCCGGGACGACCGGGAGCCCATCTGCGTGGTCTGCCTGACGTCCCGGAGACACGCGGGGCACGACTGCTGCCCTGCGGGCGAGGCCGCCGCGGACATGAAG GAGGACTTGAAGACCTCCCTGAGCGAGCTGCAACAGAAGatggtggagttggagaagaTGAAGCAGAACTACACGGACACCTCAGCGCATATCGAG ATGCAGGCCCAGTTTGTGGAGCGGCGGATGCACCAGGAGTTCCAGGAGCTGCGGGACTTCCTGGACGGGGCGGAGCGTACAGCCCTGCAGTCGCtgaagcaggaggaagaggagaagagaggggtggTGAGGAGGCTGATCGAcgaggtggaggtcaacatctCGTCTCTGTCCCACGCCATCACGACGCTGGAGGAAGACATGGCCCTGGACGGAGTTCCTCTCTTGCACGTGCGATTCTACGTTTTCTATTGTTGTTTATGCATTCAATCATTCAGCCGACCTGTCAGTCCTTCA GAGTGTGCTGCTATGCCGCCGGGAACCCTGATCGACGTGGCCAGCTACCTAGGCTCGCTGCAGTACTCTGCGTTGGTGGGGATGTACGAGACGGTCCGTTaca CTCcggtgacccttgaccccaaCACCGCCGccccctggctccgcctctcGGACGACCTCACGGAGGTCAGCGACACCGACGACCGGCCGAAGCTCCCCGACAACCCGGAGCGCTTCGACCGCGACGCCGGCGTGCTGGGCCACCGCGGCTTCTCCTCGGGCTGCCATTGGTGGGACGTGGAGGTGGGCGAGAACACGGCCTGggtggtgggcgtggccggcgaGTCAGTGAAGCGGAAGGAGAAGGTGTCGTCGGTGCTGAAGAACGGCTACGTCACCGTGTACTTCTACCACGAAATGTACTTCGCCGGCACGTCGCCACTGTCGCGCCTCAACCTCAAGTCCCGCCCCAAGAGGATCCGCGTGAGGCTGGACTACGACAAGGGGCGGGTCTCGTTCCACGACGCCGACCGGAACGTGCAAATCTACCTCTTTAAGCACAGTTTCAACGAGAAGGCGTACCCCTACCTTTGGGTGGGCTGCAAGCTGAGCCCACTGAAGATCACGGCAGGGGAGGGGGTGCTGAAGGTAGTCAAATGA